The Desmodus rotundus isolate HL8 chromosome 3, HLdesRot8A.1, whole genome shotgun sequence genome includes a region encoding these proteins:
- the KTI12 gene encoding protein KTI12 homolog, with the protein MAAGSSVFTSGLRLTRRQPGNWRAGLPVPSVGRMPLVVFCGLPYCGKSRRAEELRRALAAEGRAVYVVDDAAVLGAEDATVYGDSTREKALRGALRAAVERRLSRHDVLILDSLNYIKGFRYELYCLARAACTPLCLVYCVQPGSLNMGPGVADVEDRRSQNVSVSWRPRAEEGGRPLAAGTGFLRESGAVDSVVNGRAQAQVSKELEREETGAPDLAALVTPDFEKSAKHTSSAFYPPELLEALMLRFEVPDSRNRWDRPLFTLVGLEEPLPLAEIRAALFENRAPPPHQSTQSQPLASGSFLHQLDQVTSQVLAGLMEAQKSAVPGDLLKLPGTTEHLRFTRPLTMAELSRLRRQFISYSKMHPNNENLPQLANMFLQYLSQSLH; encoded by the coding sequence ATGGCTGCCGGAAGTTCAGTTTTTACTTCCGGGTTGCGCCTGACACGCCGGCAACCCGGAAATTGGCGCGCGGGGTTGCCCGTGCCCAGCGTTGGGAGGATGCCGCTCGTGGTGTTTTGTGGTCTGCCGTACTGCGGCAAGAGCAGACGCGCGGAGGAGCTCCGCCGGGCGCTGGCGGCCGAGGGCCGCGCGGTGTACGTGGTGGACGACGCGGCGGTGCTGGGCGCGGAGGATGCGACCGTGTACGGCGATTCGACTCGTGAGAAGGCGTTGCGTGGGGCCCTGCGCGCGGCGGTAGAGCGGCGCTTGAGTCGTCACGACGTGCTCATCCTTGACTCGCTTAACTACATCAAGGGCTTCCGCTACGAGCTCTACTGCCTGGCGCGGGCGGCGTGCACCCCGTTGTGCCTGGTCTACTGCGTACAGCCAGGCAGTCTGAACATGGGACCCGGGGTGGCAGACGTGGAGGACCGTCGTAGCCAGAACGTCAGTGTGAGTTGGCGGCCGCGCGCTGAAGAGGGAGGGAGACCTCTTGCAGCGGGCACCGGTTTCCTCAGGGAATCGGGAGCAGTGGACTCGGTAGTAAATGGAAGAGCCCAGGCACAGGTATCTAAGGAACTGGAGCGGGAGGAAACCGGGGCGCCAGATCTTGCAGCTCTCGTGACTCCGGACTTTGAGAAATCTGCAAAGCACACGTCCAGTGCCTTTTACCCCCCGGAACTTCTGGAAGCCTTAATGCTGCGCTTCGAGGTTCCCGACTCTCGGAACCGCTGGGACAGACCCCTGTTCACCTTGGTGGGCTTAGAGGAGCCATTGCCTCTGGCAGAGATCCGGGCTGCTCTGTTTGAGAATCGGGCCCCTCCACCTCATCAGTCTACACAGTCCCAGCCCCTGGCCTCTGGCAGCTTTCTGCACCAATTGGATCAGGTCACGAGCCAGGTGTTGGCGGGACTGATGGAAGCTCAGAAGAGCGCGGTCCCTGGGGACTTGCTTAAGCTTCCTGGTACCACGGAGCACCTTCGGTTTACTCGGCCCTTAACCATGGCAGAACTGAGCCGCCTCCGACGCCAGTTTATTTCCTACAGCAAAATGCATCCCAACAATGAGAACCTGCCTCAACTGGCCAACATGTTTCTGCAGTATCTGAGCCAGAGCCTGCACTAA